From the genome of Halorussus caseinilyticus, one region includes:
- a CDS encoding ammonium transporter: MIGAPLQVDPGSIASGVNNVWVLTVTFLIFFMHAGFAMLEAGQVRSKNVANQLTKNMLTWSVGVVVYFLVGAGISSVVGGAADPFAYVNGGSDSWIGWLFGAVFAMTAATIVSGAIAGRAKLRAYVTYTVLLSAVIYPVVVGFTWAGGFLTDIGPGFQDFAGGVIVHGMGGIAGLTAAWILGPRMDRYNDDGSVNVIPGHSVTFAVLGTLILCFGWYGFNVGTAASVFVVESGSLALGAFADTVGRVALTTTLGMAAGAIGAGTVSLVKTEKVDTLFVANGMLAGLVGITSNTNAITWTGALVVGLLAGGQLPVVFEFVEKKLKIDDVCAVFPVHGSAGVLGALLFPFFAIPGYEVSFLAQAIGVGVIALWTISATGLVFGVLKLLGQARVSLEHEREGLDIAEHGVDTYPEFGGPDVEGSAVRTDGAGGLRADGAGDLPNAGQIKMVTAVVRPDRLSNVKTALAQVGAPSLTVTNVSGRGSQPAKTGQWRGEEYTVDLHQKVKVECVVADVPADEVVEAIRDAADTGEPGDGKIFVMPVEDACQVRTGVRGTEAV; this comes from the coding sequence ATGATAGGCGCGCCGTTGCAGGTGGACCCCGGTTCGATAGCCAGCGGGGTCAACAACGTCTGGGTCCTGACAGTGACCTTCCTCATCTTCTTCATGCACGCCGGATTCGCCATGCTGGAGGCGGGGCAGGTCCGGTCGAAGAACGTCGCCAACCAGTTGACCAAGAACATGCTGACGTGGAGCGTGGGCGTCGTGGTCTACTTCCTCGTCGGCGCGGGCATCTCGTCGGTGGTCGGCGGGGCCGCCGACCCCTTCGCCTACGTCAACGGAGGGTCGGACTCGTGGATAGGCTGGCTGTTCGGCGCGGTGTTCGCCATGACCGCGGCGACCATCGTCTCCGGGGCGATTGCGGGCCGCGCGAAGCTCCGGGCCTACGTCACCTACACCGTCCTGCTGTCGGCGGTCATCTACCCCGTCGTCGTCGGCTTCACGTGGGCTGGCGGCTTCCTGACCGACATCGGGCCGGGCTTTCAGGACTTCGCGGGCGGCGTCATCGTCCACGGGATGGGCGGCATCGCGGGCCTGACCGCGGCGTGGATTCTCGGCCCGCGGATGGACCGCTACAACGACGACGGGTCGGTCAACGTCATCCCCGGTCACTCCGTGACCTTCGCGGTCCTCGGGACGCTCATCCTCTGTTTCGGCTGGTACGGCTTCAACGTCGGGACCGCCGCGAGCGTCTTCGTGGTCGAGAGCGGTAGCCTCGCGCTCGGCGCGTTCGCCGACACGGTGGGTCGCGTGGCGCTGACCACCACCCTCGGCATGGCCGCGGGCGCAATCGGTGCCGGGACCGTCTCGCTGGTCAAGACCGAGAAGGTGGACACCCTCTTCGTCGCCAACGGGATGCTCGCCGGACTCGTCGGCATCACCAGCAACACGAACGCGATTACGTGGACCGGCGCGCTGGTCGTCGGCCTGCTCGCTGGCGGCCAACTCCCGGTCGTCTTCGAGTTCGTGGAGAAGAAGCTCAAGATAGACGACGTGTGCGCCGTCTTCCCGGTTCACGGCTCCGCGGGCGTCCTCGGGGCGCTCCTGTTCCCGTTCTTCGCCATTCCCGGCTACGAAGTGAGCTTCCTCGCGCAGGCCATCGGCGTCGGCGTCATCGCCCTCTGGACGATAAGCGCGACCGGACTCGTCTTCGGCGTCCTCAAACTGCTCGGACAGGCCCGCGTCAGCCTCGAACACGAGCGCGAGGGTCTCGACATCGCCGAACACGGCGTGGACACCTACCCCGAGTTCGGCGGTCCCGACGTGGAAGGGAGCGCCGTCCGGACGGACGGCGCGGGCGGCCTGCGGGCCGACGGTGCGGGCGACCTGCCCAACGCGGGGCAAATCAAGATGGTCACGGCAGTCGTCCGCCCGGACCGCCTCAGCAACGTCAAGACCGCCCTCGCGCAGGTCGGCGCGCCGAGTCTCACGGTGACGAACGTCTCGGGTCGCGGGAGCCAACCCGCCAAGACCGGCCAGTGGCGCGGCGAGGAGTACACCGTGGACCTCCACCAGAAGGTGAAAGTCGAGTGCGTCGTCGCGGACGTGCCCGCCGACGAGGTGGTCGAAGCGATTCGTGACGCCGCCGACACCGGCGAACCCGGCGACGGCAAAATCTTCGTGATGCCCGTCGAGGACGCCTGTCAGGTTCGGACCGGTGTCCGCGGGACCGAAGCGGTGTAA